From a single Miscanthus floridulus cultivar M001 chromosome 8, ASM1932011v1, whole genome shotgun sequence genomic region:
- the LOC136469222 gene encoding rRNA 2'-O-methyltransferase fibrillarin-like — translation MASGRVVHGARPGRRAGWGQGGAAGGRASRGHGAAWRAGSGRRGWWKGRLGARRGQRQGAKAAGGAGRGQGRPRARRAGGRARGQRGQGGASGRARSRGKRVRARGVGAARWLPGPAGAAQVSRA, via the coding sequence atggcgtcggggcgggtggtccacggggcgcggccggggcgTAGGGCCGGCTGGGGTcagggcggcgcggccgggggaagggccagccgggggcacggcgcggcctggcgcgcgggcagcgggcggcgcggctggtggaaGGGCCGGCTGGGGGCACGGCGCGGCCAGCGGCAGGGCGCGAAGGCAGCGGGTGGCGctggccgggggcagggccggccgaGGGCACGGCGCGCGGGCGGTCGGGCGCGTGGGCAGCGAGGGCAAGGTGGCGCGAGCGGCCGGGCGCGCTCCCGCGGCAAGCGCGTCCGTGCGCGTGGCGTAGGCGCGGCACGCTGGCTGCCGGGTCCGGCCGGCGCAGCTCAGGTCTCAAGGGCCTAG